The DNA window TATTAGATCTATTCTCTAACCATCAATATCTTGACTAAAAGTGACCGGTTGATTGTGCCATCCAGTGTAATGCTTTTGGACTGAAACTTGCCACAAGCGTGACGTAAAACATAGGACCACAAATTTTAAGGTCCAAGTATCCAACTAGTGTAGCAAGTATCAGATTTCCAGGGCCATTTAGAGAAAGCTTTCCAGAAGGAACGTGTAGAAAACATgttcccctattttttttttttttattccataaattcCCTCAAGCAGAGATATATATCTCTACATCTTCATCCATTCCCTTTTTCCATGCGTAAGAACAAGCCCACCCTTCATCACTTGGAGGATAAAAAAACTATAGGTCAAATACAGGAAGTAGACAAACCTGCTCTGTGTCAAACAAATTTCCAAGATTGAGCCCCTTTGACATAGAAATCAACTCAAATGCATTCATAGCTGTtggcttttcttcttctgtcttctcTGTTACATGATGTTCCTGGTATAATGTCAACAAAATAGATAGTATTGAGTATGGGTATCTTTTATGAAGAACCAACACTTTCTTCAAAGAATTTTGGTGGTGCCTCATTTTTCACTCACTTCTGAATCCTTAAAAACGGCTTCTACATCATCCAAGTTCCCTTCATACTTCTCATCAAACACCGGTGGCTTATAACCTTTCTTGAACCACTCATCCTCCAAAATTTCAGAGACAGTAATGCGCTGCAATTGGCCAAGGTAGATAAATTGAGGTTACAGATAAGTAAATCATTTGAGCCATAACATCATATGCACAAGACATGAATACAGCAATTCCCTAGCATATCTAACAAGGAAATCTAATGGATAGCAATTGGATCACCTGCAGGTAAGCTAGGTAGTTTAGCTCTTGTATCAAATGACTGAAAAGAGCATCCAGGGATATTCATGCCAATATAAGGGTCGGGTAAGCATTACTACAGATAGCCCTTAGATACCTTTTCTGCTCATTAAGTAAGGCAGCTGTTCTAGCTAGCTCACCCACAGAGGACGCCCAATCATTTTCCACATCTTATAGCATGTCCCTGGATAATGCAGCAGATTCACAGGCCTCTATTGTAAAATTGTGAGCATATTTGATATTTTCTGAGCTTTAACCACAGATTGAAACtgtgataaaaaaatttcaaacataGTTTCAATTCACAAGCAAAATATGCAGAATAAAGCCGGATTGAAGTTATTTCTTGATTGGTAACTTAGGGGGCCTTATGTTTAAATTGTCTCACTTCTATACAGCATCATTGCAGGGGCAGTTTCTCTTTGGTATGAGGCCTAtgttcttttctaatttttgttttgctaaaggaaaaataatactTCACAAGGACAAGTAATAGACATATGACCAAGGAACAAAAGATAGAATGATGTAATCGGCATCAAGCACGATTAACTGAAAAACCAAAACCTCCCTAATTGCTgtgaaacaagaaaaatatttacAGATTTAAGAAATTTCACAAAATCCATGCATATAGTTCACCAAACCAAAATAGGATCAAATCTGGTCAAGAAGGATTACTTACAGTCATTGGATTAGGGTCTAAGATTCGAGTTATCAATTTCATGGCACCAAAGGAAAGCCAAGGTGGGCAAGTAAACTCAGCAGCAGATATCTGCATGTAAGAATGGAGCAACTAATAAACAGAAACGGGAGGTGgaataaacaaagaaattcTAAAATTGGTAACTCACTTTTTTGTACAGGTTCATAAGATTAGAATCATCAAAAGGCAAGTAACCAGCAAGCAATACAAATAGGATGACCCCACATGACCACAAGTCTGCAGTTGCCCCATCATAACCTCTATCATTGAGGACCTGATCAGGATGAGAAATCAAATTAATGGATGAATTTTACATTAAGACTGTTCATttgaaaagaagaggagaaaaatagatCTTCTTTCCACCAGTTTGCATGGATGGATCATGGGAGAGAGGATCTTGAGGTTTGTGTccactttcttttttgttgttcaTAATATTTTTTGAAACTCTACATTAAATGTTtgttattaaaagaaaatccaaaaaatgtTTAATTGCGGGGAACATTCTCTTTAAGAGAGTTTTCCATCAAAATCATGCCAAAGTAGAAGGAATACAAAGAGTTTTGTAAGGCAAAATGGAGtgcaaatttttttaaaaattgcaCTTTTTCTTTCAAACCAAAACATAGAAAACCATATTGATCAGTGGGTTCCACTGCattttttactaaaatttttctttttcttttcttctcatgttGACTGAAAATAACCTAAATGAAAACTAAACAATTATTGGTGCAAGTGGAACCTCTGGAGCAACATAATTTGGAGTTCCACAAGTAGTGTGAAGCAGCCCATCATCCTGCCAAAAACACCTTTTACAGTCAGATTCAAGTTCTGCCCAGTACACATATCTACAGGAAAATTAAGCTACTAACTGTATCAAGAAATAATGGAAAATAATTTACAGACATTGACAAGCATCAGAAGTTCAGGACCCAGCCAAAAGGCTACtcactttttcccttttttttttttttaagtattggCACATCATTAGTCATGCAGTCATGCTCATATAAAAGACACTTCTTTAATGGGCATTATTATTAACTTTGGGAGCTGAATTACCACCGTATTACTTTGATCCCAAAGAATAAAGACCCAAAACCTATTTTCCATTTAAGACCAATTGGATTATATTATAAACCTTTTTGAAAGTAACAGTGATGCGGGAAAATCACAGGAGGTGGCTTATTTTAGtgaaaataagccttgggttgggttatatgtgttgggcctttggtccaagaGATTTTCATTGTACTAGACTACTCTAATGGACTTACACTAAGGATAGGAAGATAGTAATACGTGATTAGTCCATATTTGTGGGGTTATTTGAAtcctatttattttaaaaattagcATAGTCCTAGAACTATAAAGAATTTGAGTCCAGATTACATTAATACATTCTAAGCCTATGTTCTATTTTTAGAGTCCTAGTTTGAGTAAGAGTATAAAATGCACTTCTGATTTTACTATCCCAAATAGTCGTTTGAGTTCCAAGTCATTATACGAGTATTACAGGGTCAGTTTCTGATAGACATAGTGGACTATGGTCTCACCCACGAAATTATGAGTAATAATATTgaaaatttcttcaaaatttgGTTGTGTCGATTCATAGTGTGCTGGATGGATTTCTAGCAGTtctaaggtgggttccttagtGGAATCGTGGATTCTCTCCAGTAGTTAGGTGAATTCCTACCCTATTCTATATCTTCTATCTTCTAGTCCTTCTAGCTCAACTTTCGGGTTAGTTTCTACTCTTTTCTGAAACCAGTGAAACCTATTTCCAGCTTGCTTACTGCTATCATCTCTCAACATTGATCAGAATtgcttcaaagttcaaacataAACTTTGAACTTTGAGTTATCTTATCTCTGAATTCCTGGTTTATATTGATGAGTTAAAACTGCTGGAATACTAGCTTTAGTACAGCTACTCTGCTTTCCTAGAAGTACTGGGAGCTGTCTGCGCAAGCCATTCTACTCTGTTTTCAGAGATGTTTAGCATAGATATTCTGATATTACAGGAAAACACTTGACCAGAAAATCAGACCCTTCTGATCTCTCTGTTTCGAGTTATCGGATTTCTCCCTAAACAGCCCTATATCTCTGTTTTGGTGATCCTGGTTATGCAGGCCAGTTCTAGAACCTCTCTTTTGGGAATGTATCTGCATCAATCAGTGAACTAGTTGAGCCTCATTATATTCCAGATGCTCAAAACAGCTTTTTTTTCTGAGCAGATCAATCTTGAACAATGTCCTATCAAGTGAGCTCTCCACttgctcaaaaacaaaaagaaacaaagagaatTGTTCATCATTATCAAGCTGGAGCTGGACACATCAAAGGCATATTACCGGGCCAACAGGTCCTTTCTTGAGGGTGCTGAGTAGGTTCTAAGATTGAGGGTTAGCCCTCATCATACAAGGTAATATCCTAACTCCTGTAGGGCTTAAACAAGGAGATCCTCCTTCCACCGTATCTGTTTAAATTCATGCCAATGCTCTTTCTAGAGAAACAGCAACTGCTGAAAAATAACAACTTCTTTCGCTTATGGAATAGTACTTCAATTTCACATTTGTTATATGTTGGGATGGTATTGTGTTTATTCATTTCAGGCCATCTTTGATTCTGTCAATACTAAAGTATTTTGGATGATTATTGTGTGCCTTCAGGTCCGCATATTAATTGTCAAAAAATTCAAGCACCCGAGGCAACCTTCCCACCAGAGAATTCCTTTCCGTACGCTAGACAGGTACATTCGGAGGTTTTATCAAAATCTGTCTACGTCAGTGCAACCTCGTGAAATTGGGCTTGCAGAGTAGTTGCACAATTTGACATGTTTGGGGGGCATTTCTTTATTGGTTTTGTAACTTGGTAGAGATCAGAGAATCAATCAactaagggaagaagaaaagaacaaagagaagatagagaagaggagacaatggagaaagaagagaCTGAACTAGCGATAGTTTCAGGAAGTAAGTTCTATTGCTAGACATTGTTTTACTTATAATAAAGAATAAATTTCAATTACAATCTGACTAGGAAATACAAACTGAATAGGAAACTACCTAAAATAGCAATCACTAACCCACTACCTACTAACTAAGCCTCTCTCACGATAGGTACACTCCCCCTATCGTGAGTAAGGCAATACAGCAACGTAACTACGTAAATATCACTGCATATAAGAATGGGTCCAATAGCAGTGCACACGACACCCTATAGACCAAAACTATATCTCAACAGGTgtgagcttctttttttttttgtggggggggtggtgggggtaaAGTTTATCAATGTGAAATTACATAATAGTTCGAAGAATTAGTTGCTGACATGTAGAAGTATGAATGAGTTTGGAAAACTGGTTAAAAGATATCATAAAATAAGTGTCTCAGAGTATAAAATACTATTGACTTATGATTAATTTAATGGACAGTCGCATTCTAAAGCCAGTCTTAGCTACTGACAGTAAGTCATGTCAATATCCACATCATTatagaaaatacaaaattttaagaaaaaatcagAGAAAAATGTTGGTAAATATAATATGTATCTGTTACTAGGGCTGGAAATTTTTTATACAACTCCATACTTATAGTAGGTGATCTCAGTTGATCAAATACAATTCTGCAACACACCAGAAAAACACATGGTACCAATACATTCAACATAAACAAGGTCAGAattagtatttttattttatgcatacaaaagggggaaaatataAAGGACTCAAATATTCTACCATTAGAAACTAAAATTACCCTGACTTGTTGGGATAGAGCACTTAATCCAAAATCAGAAACTTTGAGGTTTCCATAAGCATCCAATAGTAAATTTTCTGGCTGCAACAAAtccaaaaaaggggggaaatgaatcttcatttttttttttcctttttcttttcaaatggaAAGAACTACAAATACCACCCCTAGAGGATTTTTCAaggaaataaacaaataatttaCCTTTAAGTCTCTGTGGTAAACACCTCTGCTATGGCAATAATCAACAGCATTAATGAGTTGATGGAAATACTTCCGTGCCTCATCCTCCATCATCCTGCCATTGTTGACCTACGAGGAAAATAAACCACGTTAAAACAAAATTATGTGCAAGCATGGAGATGAGGAAAATTAGTAATCTCTAACAACAACAAAGTACAGTTTCTAGCACCTCTGGACAGCATTTACTGAGCAACCATCACGTGCATCAAGTACATTAGCAGCACTTAATCTTGTAGactaaaaataacaaaatgtaaaaaataagggaaaataacAAGTTGGATAAAAGAACTTTGCTATATGGTAGCTCATGTTTAAACTTTGCAACAGAGTTTGTGTGGAGGAACTGTACTCGTGACATCTGACTTAGAAGTTCTCTCACATCAAGGACATGagatttgaaaccaaaatatttgcAGTAACACAAACCTTGAAGCAAATAAATTTAGTGCAAAATTCACTACTTACAATTTTGTCAAAGAGCTCTCCCCCTGTAACATACTCCAAAACAATAAAGATCTTTGTCTTGCTTCCCATTACCTGTAGAAAGAGAACAATTTACCAGGGAAAGGACAACCCAATTAACCAACTACGACAGTATGTAAAGGAATTGCTCACTTCTTACAGAACTTGGAAGAAGAAATCCATCCCAAGAAAATAGCTGtaaaaattggtttttattttctggTAAGTCAGATTTtattgacaaaaataaaaaattggttGTAAAGTAGAACACTCACCAAATAGATTCACTTGTGTTGCTGTTGTtcccctctccctttttctattgttttagtaAATGACTTCTGTCAAATTCTAGGAAAAGAGCACAGACTTGCTTTCTCTCCCCCTTAGAGTATGATTAATGTCAGGGagtctttattaaaaaaagtagATGTAAGACTCGACTGTTTGGTAGAACATCCACCAAATTCCCCACGTCTTAGTGACTAATGAAAATTGAGGTTTGTAATTAGGGTTATGAAAGGTTTTCAGCTTTTAGATGGAAACTAATGCTTAGGGTGGAAAAGGGTGATAAGGGTGTGGGAAAATATAGGGCCCAACCTGGATGAATAGACGGTTTGATGAGTTTCAGCTAGTAAAAACAGAACTCTATATCCTGCACTTCGGAGAAAAAGATTTTCTAATGGCCATGCACTAGGGTTGAGTTATATGGGTATCATGGTTGTTAGCAATGAACTGGATGCTGGGAAAGGTTAAGATTTGTGAGTAAAAGTATGCAGATAATATGTAAACAGTAGGGTTTAATGGAGTTACAGTAAAACCTGgaatataaattataaaaagaagCGAACAGGAAGAAGAACCAAGGAAATTACGCCCTAAGGAAGCATTTCAACACACATCAGCTGTTGGAAATTTTCCAATTGTCATTAACCTTGGTAAATGAGATTAGACACATACAAAGGCCTCTTAACTAGGACAATCAGACTCTATTAATTAACAAATATAGCAAATAACATAATTCCTCactaaaataaatgacaaacaGAGAATCTGGAACCAGTACCTGCAAGTGGAAGAGAGATGATTTGCTGAACCAACGATAGATTCAGTCTGTTTCTATCGTGGACAGAcaacctttatttataatgattgGTTACAGAAATAGAGTCTAAGTAGAACTTCTACTTAGAGTGCAAATCTTTCTCTCACTCGTTTCATATAGCATAGGATGTTGGACCAGTTAGTCAGTTTATACATGCCCCCATAGCTCACCACAAGGAAGCAGTGTATCGCATTCTCAAGTATCTAAAATCAAGTCCAAGGAAAGGTTCTTTGTTCACCAAAAATAATCACCTAAGGATGGGCTGGATCGGTTACTATTAGATATCAACATGTTATTGAAACTTTGTAGGTGGAAACTTAGTGACTTGGATGAGAAACAAACAGTCAGTCGTTGCTAGATCAAATGCCAAAGCAGAATTTAGAGCCATGGCTCATAGAATTTGTGAGCTATTGTGGCTGAAGAGACTAATCCAAGAGTTAGATTTTGAACCAATGGTTCTATGAGATTATATTGAGACAACAAAGCTACCATCAACATAGCTCATAATCCTGTCCAACATGATTGCACCATGCAAATCAAAGTTGATTGTCGCTTCATCAAGGAAAAACCTTAGTCTAGATCACACCCGTTGCTTAAATAGGAAAATAGCTGGCTGATATGTTGACAAAAGGAATTAACTTCACATGTTCCCATACTTTATTAGGCAAGCTGGGAATGTGTGATATCTATGCCCCGGTTCGGGagagggggagtgttggaatACTAAGTCACTGTATTTTGAGAATGTATATCTAACATATACATGTGGGACAATGTGTTAGTTATACAGAGGCAAACATGTATTTTtgttgctgatggcaatgccaaag is part of the Macadamia integrifolia cultivar HAES 741 chromosome 9, SCU_Mint_v3, whole genome shotgun sequence genome and encodes:
- the LOC122088174 gene encoding CBL-interacting protein kinase 32-like, whose amino-acid sequence is MNPSKIKRRVGKYEVGRTIGEGTFAKVKFARNSETGEPVALKILDKEKVLKHKMAEQIRREIATMKLVKHPNVVCLYEVMGSKTKIFIVLEYVTGGELFDKIVNNGRMMEDEARKYFHQLINAVDYCHSRGVYHRDLKPENLLLDAYGNLKVSDFGLSALSQQVRDDGLLHTTCGTPNYVAPEVLNDRGYDGATADLWSCGVILFVLLAGYLPFDDSNLMNLYKKISAAEFTCPPWLSFGAMKLITRILDPNPMTRITVSEILEDEWFKKGYKPPVFDEKYEGNLDDVEAVFKDSEEHHVTEKTEEEKPTAMNAFELISMSKGLNLGNLFDTEQAFKRETRFTSKCPPSEIINKIEEAAKPLGFDVHKKNYKMRLENLKAGRKGNLKVATEVFQVAPSLHMVEVRKAKGDTLEFHKFYKNLSTCLKDVVWKTEEDMQDGKKT